The sequence CCCTGTCGTTGGAGAACCGGGGCCGTGGAAGAGCCGGGGCGAAGCTGTGGAAGAGCCGTGGAAGACCTCGGTGCGGCCGTCCGCACCGTCGGCCGCACCGAGGTCGCATGCGGGGGCCGGTTCTAGAACGCGTTCTAGGCCCGGCCGGTGAGGGAATGTATAACGCACACCCCCACACTTGGGAAGACTCTTGACTTGACGTCAGATTCACTGCGTGCGGGGCGTGTTGCGTGCCCACCGGGGGGCGGGGCAATACCCTGCCCGCGTGGAAGAAATGCCTGTTGACCACCGTGAGGTCCGCGCCCTGCGCGTCCTGCTGGAGCCACCGAATCCGGCCCTGGCGCTCCAGCTCGGCCTCCAGCCGGACATCGAGGTGGTCCGGGATCCCATGGCCCGGCCCGCGGTGGCCCTGGTGGAGGAGCTCGCGGCCGTCACCGCTCTGCTGGCCGACGATCCGGAGTGCCGGGTGCTGGTCCTGACGGGCTCGGCGCACCCCGGCCTCGCGGAGGCCGCCCTCGCCGCCGGCGCGGTGGGGCTGGTGCTGCGGGACGGCCCGATCGGGGACCTGGCAGACTGCGTCCGGCGCGCCTCGACGGGCGAGACGGTGGTGGACCCGGCCCTGGGATGAACTCGATCGGATTCCTGCGAATCCTTTCGCGGTGCCCACGCCTCTTATGCATGTGCCGACGCCGAGATCGGCACCTGACCTGGAGGTTGTCGTGATCACTCTTGTCGCCGTGGGCGCCGTCGTCCTGCTCCTGCTCTGCACCTGCACCGTCCTCGTGGCGCGCCGACGGAGCCGCTCCCGTGGCTGAGTCGACCTGGCCCGCCGAGCCGCTGATCGTCGCCGCGCAGCGCGGGGACCTCGACGCGGTCACCGCGCTGGTCTCCGGATCGCACCCGAACGTGCGGAAGTTCGCGTACTCGCTGTGCGCCTCCCCCGAGGACGCCGAGGACGCGGCCCAGGAGGCGCTGATCATCCTCTACCGGCGGATCGGCATGCTGCGCGCGTCCGGCGCCCTGGCCTCGTGGATGTTCCGCATCGTCCGCAACGAGTGCCTGCGCCGGGCCCGGCTGCTGCCCCGCGAGCGCACTGTGCTGCCGGACACGAGCGAAGCGGTGATGTCGGCCGAGGACGAGGTGTTGGAACGCCTGGAGGCCGCCCGGGTGGCGCGGGCGATCGCCGCCCTCCCCGCCGACCAGCGGCGGGTGCTGATCATGCGGGACATCCAGGGCTACAGCGGCCGCATGGCCGCGAACGCGCTCGGGCTCAGCCCCGCCGCGATGAAATCACGGCTGCATCGGGCCCGCGCGGCCCTTCGACACACCCTTTACCCGACTCCTGGAGGCGACGATGCCGATCACTGACGGCCCCGACTTCGCGAGCTCCACCCTGCCCCGACACCTGGTCCGCGGCGCGATCGGCCTCGGCGCCCTGGCCGGCTCCGTCGCCCTTCTCCCGCTCTACGGCCCGATCACCCTGGCCCTCGCCCCGGTCGGTCTGCTGGCGCTGCGCGGCTGCCCGATGTGCTGGGCGATCGGGCTGGCCCAGACGCTTTCCCGGGGCCGCCTGCAACGGGAGTGCACGGACGACCGCTGCGAACTGAAGGTGGCGGCCCGCTGATCCGGGCCTGCGGGCAGGGGCGCGAGCGTCCCGTCCCGGCCACCGATTTTGACGGAATCCGCCGCAGCGCGCGTGCGCGCAGCGGAGCAGGATGAGGCTCCCTCAACCTAGTTCCGGGGAGACGGAATCATGCGCTCATCCGCCCTGTCCACCGCCGCCGCGCTCGTGGTCGCGACCCTCGCCGCGGGAGCTGTCCCGGCCACCGCCGACACGTCGGCCGGGCCGCTCCTGGTGGTCCCCCTGGACGCCGGCAACGGCCTCCACCACAGCACCGGATCGGTGGCCTACGAGCGCGTCGACGGCGCGGCGAACGCGGTCAGGATCGTCTCGGTGCACGTCACCGGCGGCGATCGCGACTGCGCCTGGCTGGACTGGAACGACCCGCACAGCCCCACCGGCTGGAGCAGCCTGACCAGCGAACCCTCCTGCGGCGGCACCGGCTTGGGCGAGTACCCGGACAGGATCGTCAAGGCGCCGGTCGGCCACCCGCTCAAGGTGCGCCTGGCCGCCTACCACTCCGACTCGGCCGAGGTGAAGCACAAGGACATCGAGAAGCTCTGACCGGGCGAGGGGCGGGCCGGGGCCGAGCCGGGGCCGGGGCCGGGGCGGCAGGATCCGGAAGAGACGGCCTAGCAGCCGTCGCCGGCCTGCTCGTGGCCGAAGGCGGCGAGGAGTTCGCTCTCGCCCGGGGCGGTGAACAGCCGCTTGGGCAGCACCACGAGACACGTCCGGCGGCGCGAGCGGCCCACGAACACGTGCAGCCGGGGCGTCTCGTGGTAGTAGCGCATCTCGTCCCAGACGATCAGCTGCGACTCCTCGCCCCGGAACACCTCGATGCCCGTGCCGTCCACCACGACCCGCTTCTCCTCGGCGGCCCTGCCGCTGCGGAAGCCCCGGGCCACCGCCCACCGCGGCAGCACCAGCAGCGCGAAGAGGCCGTACGCCGCCGCGATCCCGAGGGGGACGGGGTGCAGGGTGAGACCGTCCGAGGACAGCGACACGCCCGCCGAAGCGAGCAGGACCGTACCGAGGGAGCCCACGATCCGGCCCCGCCGGAACAACCCCGCCGCCTTGGCGGCCTCGTCGTACTCGTCCCTGGTCACGGTGCCGGTGGCACGGAAGGACGTCTCACGTATCTCGCTCACGGGGGCGGAGCCTAGCGCCTGTCTTTCGGATCATGCCGGGCCCGCCTGATCCGAAAGACAGGCCCTAGGGGGTGTCTTGTCGATCGGGGCGGAACAGGGAGCGGTGGTCGGTGCCGTGTATCGCAAGGCGGACGAGGGAGGCGACGCGGAGCGTCGCCGACCGAGGACAACGCGGCGAGGCGCGGTGCCGGGCGCCGCGAGCCCGCCCTGATCGGCAAGACACCCCCTAGCGCTCCGCCCCCACGGCCGAAAGCGCCTTTCAGCCCCGCCGCAGCATCGTCACCACCGCCGCGCCGCCCAGCCCGATGTTGTGCGCCAGCCCCACCCGCGCCCCCGCGACCTGCCGCGGCCCGGCCTCGCCCCGTAGCTGCCAGACCAGCTCCGCCGCCTGCGCCAGCCCGGTCGCCCCCAGCGGATGGCCCTTGGAGATCAGCCCGCCGGAGGGGTTCACCACCCACCGCCCGCCGTAGGTGGTCGCGCCCGACTCCACCAGTTTCCCGGCCGAGCCGTCCCCGCACATGCCGAGCGCCTCGTAGGTCAGCAGCTCGTTGATCGAGAAGCAGTCGTGCAGCTCCACCACGTCCACGTCCTCGATGCCGAGCCCCGAGGCCTCGTACGCCTGCCGGGCCGCGGCCGCCGTCATCGGCTTGCCGACCACGTCGATGCAGGAGCCCGAGGCGAAGGAAGCCTCCGTGTCCGTCGTCATCGCCTGGCCGACGATCTCCACGGCCTTGTCGTGCAGCCCGTGGCGCACCACGAACCGCTCGGAGACCACCAGCGCCGCCGCCGCGCCGTCCGAGGTCGGCGAGCACTGGAGCTTCGTCAGCGGCGCGTGGATCTCCTTCGCCGCCAGGATCTCCTCGACCGAGTACACGTCCTGGAACTGCGCGTTCGGGTTGTTCGCCGAGTGCCGGTGGTTCTTCGCGCCGACCGCCGCGAGCTGCGCGGCCGTGGTCCCGTACCGCTCCATGTGCTCGCGCGCCGCGTTGCCGAAGATCTGCGCCGTGGGCGGGGACATCTCGAAGCCGTGGCCCGCGGCCATGATCCCGTAGTGCCGGGCCACCGGCGAGGTCGTGAAGTCCCCGCCGTCCGCTCCCCCGCCCAGCGCACCGCGCTTCATCTTCTCGAAGCCCAGCGCCAGCACGCAGTCGCTGATGCCGCCCTGCACGAACTGCCGCGCCATCATCAGGGCCGTCGAGCCCGTCGCGCAGTTGTTGTTGACGTTGTAGACCGGCACCCCGGAGAGCCCCAGCTCGTACGCCGCCCGCTGGCCGGCGGTGGAGGCCTGGAAGCAGTAGCCCACCGGGACCTGTTCGACCAGCCCGTAGTCCACGCCCGCGTCCGCGAGCGCCGCCGATCCGGCCTCCCGCACCATGTCCCAGTACTGCCAGTCCCGCGACTCCGGCTTCTCGAACTTCGTCATGCCGACGCCCACGATGTACGACTTCATGCCCGACAACTCCTAGTCCCTGGGTAGGCCGAGGATCCGCTCGGCGACGACGTTGAGCTGGACCTGCGTGGTGCCCCCGGCGATGGTCAGGCAGCGGGACATGAGCATCCCGTGCACCGCCCGCTCGCCCGCCCCCTCCCGCACCGCGCCCGCCGGTCCCAGCAGTTCGAGCGCGAGCTCGGCGGTCCGCTGCTGGTGCGGGGTCTGGACGAGCTTGCGTACGGAGGCACCCGCGCCCGGCTCCAGCCCCGACACCTGCTGGAGCGTGGTGCGCAGCCCGATGCAGGCCAGGGCGTGCGCCTCGGCGGCGAGCGCGCCGATCCGCGCCCGGTAGGTGCCGTCGAGGTCGGCGGCGCGTCCGAGGAGCGCCTCCAGGCCGGTGTCGAAGGTCATCTGGTCGGCCATGTGGACGCGTTCGTTGCCGAGGGTGTTGCGGGCCACCTTCCAGCCGTCGTCGGCCGCGCCGACGAGCGCGTCCGCCGGGAGGTCCACGTCGTCGAAGTACACCTCGTTGAAGAGGGCCTCGCCGGTGATCTCCTTCAGCGGCCGGATGTCGATGCCGGGGGTGTTCTTCATGTCGACGACGAAGTAGCCGAGTCCCTTGTGCTTGGGCGCGGCCGGGTCGGTACGGGCCAGCAGGATCCCGAAATCGGCGCTGTGCGCGGAACTCGTCCACACCTTCTGGCCGTTGACGCGCCAGGAGCCGTCCTCCCGCCGCTCCGCCCGGGTCCGCAGCGAGGCCAGGTCGGAGCCCGCGCCCGGCTCCGAGAAGAGCTGGCACCAGGTGACGTCGCCGCGCAGGGTCGGCAGGAGGTAGGCCTCCCGCTGCGCCTGCGTCCCGTAGGCGAGCAGCGAGGGCACCACCCAGGTGGCGATCCCGAGGTCGGCGACCTTGACCCCGGCCTCGCCCAGTTCCTGCTGGACGACGAGCTGCTCGACGGGGCCCGCGCCGAGCCCGTACGGGGGCGGCAGGTAGGGGGCCGCGTAGCCGGTGGGGGCCAGGATCCGGCGCGCGGTGGCCGGATCGAGTCCGCGCGCGTCCGCGATGGCGGTCCGGGCCTTCGCGCGGTACGTCTCGGCCTCCGCCGGGAGTTCCAGGCGCAGCTCGCGCCGCGCACCGCCCGCCGCGCACCGCACGGCCCGGACCCGGTGCCCGTCGCCGGGCCCGAGGAGCTGGCGGGCCACGAGCGCCCGCCGCAGGTAGATGTGGGCGTCGTGCTCCCAGGTGAAGCCGATCCCGCCGAGGATCTGGACGCAGTCCTTGGCGCAGGTGTAGGCGGCGTCCAGGGCGGTCCCGGCGGCGAGCGCGGCCACCAGCGCGCGCACCTCGGCGGGCTCGTCCATGGCCTGCGCGGCGTCCCAGGCCAGCGCCCGGGCCTGTTCCAGCCGGACGAGCATGTCGGCGCACAGGTGTTTGACGCCCTGGAACTGCCCGATGGGCCGGCCGAACTGCTCGCGCACCTTCGCGTAGGCGGCGGCCGTGTGCAGGGCCCAGGCGGCCGTGCCGCAGGCGTCGGCGGCGAAGAGCGTGCAGGCCAGGTCCCGGACCAGGGCCGCGTCCAGGTCCAGCAGCCGGTCCGGGGCGGTGGTGACACCGCGCGCCCGCACCTCGGCGGTGGGGCGGGTGGGGTCGGCGCTCTCGTGCGTACGGATGTCCAGCGCGGCGGCGTCCACGGCGAACCAGCGGGTGCCGTGCGCCGCCTCGGCGGCGAGCAGCACCAGGTCGGCCTCGCCGGCGCCGAGCACGGGCGGGGCGAGTCCGTCGAGCAGGTACCCGCCGCCCTCGACGGCGACGGCGGTCAGGGTCCCGGGCCCGAGCGCGACCGCCCCGACCCGGCCTTCGAGCGGCTCGGCGCCGGCCCGATCCAGCAGGACGGAGGCCAGCGCGCTCGGCAGGTACGCCCCGGGGAGCGCGGCCCGGGCGGTCTCCTCGACGACGACGGCCAGGTCGAGGAGGGTGCCGCCGTCCCGGTGCGAGTCGAGCAGTCCCTGTGCGGTCAGCGCGTCCCAGTAGGCGGGCCGCGCCCCGGTCTGCGGCGGGGTGTCGAGCAGCTTGCGGACCTCTTCGGGAGGCACGGCCCGCGCGACCCAGCCGCGCACCGCCTCGGCCAACTCCCGCTGCTCCTGCGTGATTCCGATGCCCATGCGCGGCAGACTAGAACACGTTCCAATCTGACGGAAGGTCAGATGGTGGGTGAGTCGGAGGCGGGAACCGGCGCCGCAAGGGGCGACGTCCATCGATGCACAAGATCGATCACCGGTTCGAAGGAGTCAGTAATGACCGGCACGGCCACCCGATACCTCTACCTCGTCCGCCACGGCGAGGCGCTGCCGGACGAGAGCGGGCTCACCGAGAACGGCCGCCGGCAGGCCGTCCTGCTGGGCCGACGTCTCCGGGACGTCCCGCTCGCGGCCGTCCACCACGGCCCGCTTCCCCGCGCGGAGCAGACGGCGCGCCTGATCGGCGACCAGCTGACGGGCGTCCCCCTGCACCGCACGGAAGTGGCCGGCGACTACGTCCCGTACCTACCGGACCGCGAGGAACTCCCGGCCGAATCGGCGGACCTCTTCCTGAACTTCCTCGCAGGCGCCTCCGCCGAGGAACGGGAGCAGGGGCCCGGGCTGGCCCGCCGGGCGATGGACCTGTTCACCGGGCCGGTGGACGGCGACGAGGATCGGCACGAGCTGGTCGTCACGCACAACTTCCTGGTGGCCTGGCTCGTTCGGGACGCCATGTTCGCGCCGAAATGGCGCTGGCTCGGCCTGAATCATTCCAATGCCGCCCTGACGGTCATCCGGTACGCGCCCGACCGGCCCGCCTCCGTCCTGTTCTCCAACGACATGCGACATCTGCCGAATGAGCTGCGATGGACCGGTTTTCCGCCCGAGTTGCACATCTGAGCGCACCCTCGACAGGAGGGTCCGCCAAACCCAATACACCTCAACTCGGGCTTATATACGGGCTGTTGAGTCCCTATGGACCATTCACTATAGTCGGCACCGACACGGCCGGCCCGGGTCCGAGCGTGCCGTTCTCGGGAACCAACTCCCCTTCGTCGCGCCCGTTACGGCGTCGGCGCGAACACCACGACGTAGGGGGATGAATCATGCGCATGAAGCGGACCCTGGCACTCTTGGCCGCCGCAGCCGGCGTCACGATCGGAATGGCCACCCCGGCCAGCGCGTACGCCTGCCAGACCGGCTTTTTCTGCCTCTACTACAACTCCAACCAGGCCGGAGCCCGGTGGTTCACGGACGGTGACGTACCCAATCTCGCCGGGGAAATATTCACCACCTGGGCCACCGGCGAGGGCGAGCTGGTGAAGAACAATGCCGCGTCGACCCAGAACGCCTCGAACTACTGTTACCGGGTCTACTACAACTCGAACTACTCCGGCCCGTACGACACCGTTCATGCGCACACGTCCCGGAATCTCGTGAACACGTACAACAACAACGCTTCCGTCCGGGACATGATCTGCTGAGCAGTATCGGCACCCGGACCGGGAAAGGGTGTTCCGCGACCGCCTTCCGCGGCCGCGGAACACCCTTCCTCGCCCCCGTAGAGGAATTCGTCGAGGACAGTGAACGTGACCACCTTTTCCTCCCGAGCGTGTGCCGGTACGGCGGTGCTCCTGCTCCCGTTCCTGTCGGCGTGCATGGCCGACCCCGCCGCCCCCGCCGCAACCCCAGGCCCGACCGCGGCGCACCGGCTCGCCGACAGCAAGGCCCTCAAGCTGCCGCTGGACGATTACCTGCTGACGACGACCGACGCGGGCGAACTCGCCCGCGCCCGCGATTCCCTCATGCGGCGGTGCCTGGGCGGATTGGGCGCCCCGTACACCCCCAGGGCGCGGGAAACCGCCGATATCGAAACGAACGAGCGGCGCTACGGTCTGGCCGACGCGGAACTCGCGAAGCAACACGGATACCACGTGCCAGACACGGCGAAAACGGCCGAAGACTACCCATCGGAGATCATGCCGCTCGTCACGGGCGAAGCCACCACGCACAACGGCGTCCCGGTACCGGAAGGCGGGTGCGCGGGGCAGGCGCAGCGGGAACTCCACGAGGCCGATCTGCAGGGAGCCCTGGCCCTTCCCCAGAAGCTCAACATGGAAAGCTACCTGAAGTCCCAGAAGGCTCCCGCGGTGGTGAAAGCGACCGAGGCGTGGTCGGCATGCATGAAGGAATCCGGGCACACCTACCCCGATCCGCTCGCCGCGATCAACGACAAGGAATTCAGCTCCGCGACCGCCGGCACCCACGAGAAGGAAGTCGCGCTCGCCGACGTCCTGTGCAAGCAGAAGGTGAACCTGGTCGGCATATGGTCCGACGCCGAAAGCGAATACCAGAGGTTCGCGATCGAAGCCGACAAGGGCGTCTTGGCGGAGCCGCTGGCCGCCAAACAGAAGACCATGGCCGCCGCGAAGGCCGCGGCCGCGCAGTAGGAGCTCGTGACCGCCGGCGCGGAAATCGCGTGGCCGCCGGGTTCGCGGTGCCGGTATCGTCCGCTCCCCCGACCCGCCGCACCGACGGACCCGTTCAGAGAGCGACGCACATGACCAGCCCCCGGACCACGACGACCCTGTGGCGCCCCACCGGCCCCGAGGAGCTGGCCCTGGTGCGGGAGCTGAACTGGCGTGCGTGGCCGCCCCGACTGCCCGAGCAGCCGATCTTCTACCCGGTCCTCAACGAGGACTACGCGATCAGGATCGCCCGGGACTGGAACGTGAAGCACAGCGGCGTCGGCTTCGTCACCCGCTTCGAGGTCGACGCGGAGTTCCTGAGCCGCTACCCCGTCCAGCAGGCGGGCGGACGGACCATCCTGGAGCTCTGGGTTCCGGCCGAGGAGCTGGACGACTTCAACGCCCACATCGTCGGCGACATCCAGGTGACCCACGAATTCCGCTGAGGCGGGTCACCGCCCCGACCAGCCGTGGCCCCGCGAACCGGCATGTCCGGTTGGCGGGGCCATAGGCTGGCCGGAAATCATCCACGACGGGCAGGAGGCCGAGATGACCGGGACGACGGTCGAGGAGGTCATGGCTGAGCTGGCGGCTCTGGAGGACCCGCGGATGCGCGAGGTCAACGAGCGGCACGGTGACGATCACGGCGTGAACCTCACCAAGCTCCGCGCGATCGCCAAGCGCCTCAAGACGCAGCAGGACCTCGCGCGCGACCTCTGGAGGACCGAGGACACCGCGGCCAGGCTCCTGGCGCTGCTGATCTGCCGCCCGAAGGCCTTCGAGCGCGACGAGCTGGACACCATGCTCCGCGAGGCCCGCACCCCCAAGGTGCACGACTGGCTCGTGAACTACGTGGTGAAGAAGAGCCCGCACGTCGAGGAACTGCGACGCGCCTGGTTCGCGGATCCCGACCCGGTCATCGCGAGTGCCGGCTGGGCGCTGACCACCGAACGGGTCGCGAAGAAGCCCGACGGCCTCGACCTCCCGGGGCTGCTCGATGCCATCGAGGCGGACATGAAGGACGCCCCGGAGCGGCTGCAGTGGGCGATGAACCACTGCCTGGCCCAGATCGGGATCGAGCACCCCGAGTACCGCGCCCGCGCGATCGACATCGGCGAGCGCCTGGAAGTCCTCAAGGACTACCCGACGCCCCCGAACTGCACGTCCCCGTTCGCGCCCGCCTGGATCGCCGAGATGGTGCGACGGCAACAGGAGAAGCAGGCGGAGGGGCTCAGCCGGATGTGACCGACGCCGGCTTCAGCGCCGCCTTGGCGACCTCCTTGGCCTTCTGCTCGCACGCCCCGGGATGGTAGAGACCGACCCAGACGACCAGATTGCCGTGCCGGACGGAGAGCGCACAGGTCCACTCGGTGGTGCCGTCGGACTCCCAGTACGCCCCGTCGCCGAACCCGAGGTTGTTCACCCGCCTCCCGTCGACCGCATCCGCGGCGAAACCGGTCTGCTGGAGCTTCGCGTTGGCGCTGTCGTCACCGCCCCGCTTGACGTCCCACCGGACCAGCGCGGTCCGTCTGCCGGCATCGAAGCTGTACCAGGTGCACATCGTGTGTGCCTGGTTCTCGCTCGCGCTGTGGAAGTCATCCTTCGGTTCCCGCCCGGTCAGCGGGATGTACCGGGCGGCGCTCTGGCAGGCCGGTGCGTCGGCGTAGGCCGCGGGACCTGCCGCCGCCCGGTCCAGGGCGTACGCACCCGCGCCGGCCCCTGTCGCCACCAGCACTCCGGCGGCCACCAGCGCCACCGTCCGCGACCGCCTCCGGGGCGGGGTGGGCGACGGCTCGGTCGGCGGGCTCGTCGGCCGGGGAGGAATGACGGGCGGTGCGGACTCCGTGGCTTCGGCCGCCCGCTTCACCACCTCATCGCGCTCGGGCTCCGGCTCCGGCTCCGGCTCCGGCTCGGGGAGCGGTTCCGGCGGCGCCACCACATCCACCGTCCCACCGGACAACAGCCGCTCGATGGCGGCCCGTTGTTCGGCCAGCATCCGGTCCACGGCGGGCGGCCACTGCCGACCGGCCGGAGCGACCGGCCCGAGGAGTTCGAGCAGCTGCGCCGGCGTGGGCCGGGCGGCCGGATCCTTGGCCAGGCAGCGCTCCACGATCCCGCGCAGCCCGACCGGTACCGCGCTCAGGTCGGGGGTGGAGTGCACCACGTCGTAGAGCGTCCGAAGGGTCGAGGCCCCGGCGAAGGGGCTGCTGCCGGTGAACGCCATGACCAGCAACGAGCCGAGCGAGAACACGTCGCTCGCCGGCGTCAGTTGCTTGCTCTCGGCCTGCTCGGGCGACATGAACGACGGCGAACCGATCACCCACCCGGTACGCGTCAGCCCGGTGTCCCCCTCCGCCTCGGCCTCGGTGGCCCGTGCGATACCGAGGTCGATGACGCGCACGCCGTCCTCGGTGAGGAGCACGTTGTCGGGCTTGAGGTCCCGGTGGATCAGCCCCGCCCGGTGGATCTCCGCCAAGGCCGAGGCCAGCCCGGCCGCGAGCCGGTGGACGACGTCCTCGGGCAGCACCCCGTCCGCCTTGACCACGGCGCCCAACGAGGGCCCGGCCACGAACACCGAGGCCAGCCACGGGGTCGGCGCGTCGGCGTCGGCGTCCATCACGGCAGCCGTGTAGGCACCGGAGACCTTGCGCGAGGCCGCGACCTCGCGCCGGAAACGGGCCCGGAAGCCCTCGTCGTCGGCGAAGTGCGCGAGCACCTGCTTGACGGCGACGAGCCGCCCGTCGGGCCCCGCACACAGCAGTACCCGCCCCATGCCACCCTGCCCGAGCACGCCGGCCACCTTGAACGGCCCCACGTGCGTCGGACCGACCGGTCCTACACACTCCATCCCCCCGACTCCCTCCCCGTCGTCAGGGAGCGGATCATACCGAGACGGACCTCACGAAGACCTCGAACGCCGCGGGCCGGACGGTGAATACAGGCCCCTCGGGGTCCTTGGAGTCCCGGACGGCAACACGGCACGGCTGCGCGACGATCTCGACACAATCACCGCCGGTGTCCCCGCTGTACGAGGCCTTGAGCCAGCCGGTGTCACCGAGGGGCGCGCACTCGACGCAGTCTCCGCCGGTGTCGGAGCTGTACGAAGACTTACGCCACTGCGCGCCCGTCAGGTTCTGGTTGGTGTCCATAACGCTCCTCCATCACGCGGGCGATCCGTTCCACCGAGTCCTCCAGGGACAGGGCGGCTGCCTGCAAATGATCGTATCGGAGCGAACCCTCCCTGAGAGCTTGCGGATTGGCCGTCATATGACCCTGCACGAAGTCCTCGGTGTAGACAATGTCGGGGTCGTCCTCGAACCGCAGAAGGTTGAATGTGCCGGGCAACCCCGCATGGGCGCCCGCCTCGAACGGCAGGATCTGCACCTTCACCCACTCCCTCCTCTGCAGGGTCAACAGATGGGCGAGTTGGTCCCGCATGACCTCGCGGCCACCGATCTCCTGGTGCAGCACGGCCTCGCTCATCACCACCCACATCAGTGGCGGGTCTTCGCGGTCGAGGATCCGCTGCCGGTCCATCCGGGCGGCCACCTTCGTGTCGAGTTCCCCCTCGGTCCGCACGCCGAGCACGGCCCGCGCGTAGGCGGGCGTCTGCAGCAGGCCGTAGACCAACTGCGCCTGGAAGGTGGAGATGTACGAGGCCCGGGCCTCCATCTCCGCGTACGGCTGGAACCAGGTCGGCAGCACGCTCCGTAGCACCAGTCCCACCAGTCGCGAGAACACCCCGCCGGTGCCCAGCGCCGCGTCCACGCGCTCCGAGAAGTCCCGGGTCGGGACCCGCTTCGTCGTCTCGATCTGGCCGATCAGAGAGCCCGTGCAGAAGATGATCTCGCCCAACTGCGCCTGTTTCAGGCCCGCCTGCTCCCTCAACCGCCGCAGTTCGTACCCGTAGTAGTCCAGCGGCGAGGCACTGGGATCGAGC comes from Streptomyces virginiae and encodes:
- a CDS encoding helix-turn-helix domain-containing protein, translated to MVKIRELDPSASPLDYYGYELRRLREQAGLKQAQLGEIIFCTGSLIGQIETTKRVPTRDFSERVDAALGTGGVFSRLVGLVLRSVLPTWFQPYAEMEARASYISTFQAQLVYGLLQTPAYARAVLGVRTEGELDTKVAARMDRQRILDREDPPLMWVVMSEAVLHQEIGGREVMRDQLAHLLTLQRREWVKVQILPFEAGAHAGLPGTFNLLRFEDDPDIVYTEDFVQGHMTANPQALREGSLRYDHLQAAALSLEDSVERIARVMEERYGHQPEPDGRAVA